A part of Scleropages formosus chromosome 3, fSclFor1.1, whole genome shotgun sequence genomic DNA contains:
- the LOC114910184 gene encoding immediate early response gene 5-like protein, whose protein sequence is MERALDAQQIMSMSLEKMCSSRLQRGGINLRKSLLVWRLVRCARQTLGAPEPDTMTMELLEEELQRKGRDMMMMMMMMTKGIQDPFSQPCYGPSAVCWAVEEPEPIPERVTCELQEAKSGSISECFSVESLSQVPPSEEMSVWTTCHTGARHSVLDGVHAGDGGGPSIRGRCWRSDCRCCDAAVTQYDTCGGIGRKRTAGSSPQSAVPGKQSKAAPPKAQTKEDGEEESAMDTGDTSDLTDVLRSNLSRPVTEDPGSGQTFGELALKSISPWGSAVVAF, encoded by the coding sequence ATGGAACGCGCCTTAGATGCCCAGCAAATTatgagcatgtctttggagaagATGTGTAGCTCCCGGCTTCAGAGAGGCGGGATAAACCTGCGCAAGAGTCTCCTGGTTTGGCGGCTTGTGCGCTGCGCTCGACAGACGCTCGGCGCTCCGGAGCCCGACACCATGACCATGGAGCTGCTGGAAGAGGAGCTCCAGCGCAAAGGAcgggacatgatgatgatgatgatgatgatgacgaagGGCATCCAGGATCCGTTCTCACAACCGTGCTACGGTCCAAGCGCAGTCTGTTGGGCTGTAGAGGAACCGGAACCCATTCCTGAGCGGGTCACATGTGAGCTGCAGGAGGCAAAGTCTGGGAGCATCAGTGAGTGCTTCTCCGTGGAGAGCCTGAGCCAGGTGCCTCCTTCAGAGGAGATGTCAGTGTGGACCACGTGTCACACAGGTGCCAGACACAGTGTCTTGGATGGGGTGCATGCTGGAGACGGTGGAGGACCGAGCATCCGTGGGCGATGCTGGAGATCTGACTGCAGATGCTGCGATGCTGCTGTCACTCAATACGACACGTGTGGGGGCATCGGGAGGAAGAGAACTGCGGGCTCTTCACCGCAGAGTGCTGTCCCAGGGAAGCAGAGCAAAGCAGCTCCACCCAAGGCCCAGACTAAGGAGGACGGCGAAGAGGAAAGTGCAATGGACACTGGAGACACGTCCGACCTCACAGATGTGTTGAGATCCAACTTGTCAAGACCCGTGACTGAAGACCCAGGGTCTGGCCAGACGTTTGGGGAACTTGCTCTGAAAAGCATCAGTCCCTGGGGTTCTGCGGTTGTGGCTTTCTGA